The following proteins are encoded in a genomic region of Methylibium petroleiphilum PM1:
- a CDS encoding SixA phosphatase family protein → MDLILWRHAEAHLLREGQADTQRALTAKGERQAQRMAEWLNQRLAESTRVLVSPALRAQQTARALDRSFRTVAALAPEGTPDDLLAAARWPDSNEPVLVIGHQPTLGFVAARLLAEAERYWSIRKGAVWWLRHREREGVVQVVLQAVQGPDLL, encoded by the coding sequence ATGGACCTGATCCTCTGGCGTCACGCCGAAGCGCACCTGCTGCGCGAGGGGCAGGCCGATACCCAGCGGGCGCTCACCGCCAAGGGCGAACGGCAGGCGCAGCGCATGGCCGAGTGGCTGAACCAGCGCCTGGCCGAATCGACGCGCGTGCTCGTCAGCCCGGCCTTGCGGGCTCAGCAGACGGCGCGCGCGCTCGACCGCAGCTTCAGGACCGTGGCGGCGCTCGCCCCCGAGGGCACGCCCGACGACCTGCTGGCCGCTGCACGCTGGCCGGACTCGAACGAGCCGGTGCTGGTGATCGGCCACCAGCCCACGCTGGGCTTCGTGGCGGCGCGGCTGCTGGCCGAAGCCGAGCGCTACTGGTCGATCCGCAAGGGCGCCGTCTGGTGGCTGCGGCACCGAGAGCGCGAAGGCGTGGTGCAGGTCGTGCTGCAGGCGGTGCAGGGGCCCGACCTGCTCTGA
- a CDS encoding Ppx/GppA phosphatase family protein, translated as MPTNALPEFPEAAPLAAIDIGSNSFRLEIGQLTRGRYKRIDYLKETVRLGGGLDADGRLNEEAQLRGLACLARFALRLRGFAPAQVRAVATQTLREARNRDAFLARARTVLGHPIEVISGREEARLIFAGVARLQPSERPRIVIDIGGRSTEMILGQGRTPRQAESFQVGSVSLSMRYFPDGRFTADAFRAAQVAAGAELEEALQPFAPGQWIEALGSSGTVGAVSQLLAANGISDGVITPVGLRWCIETCLAAGHQDALDLPGLKPERRAVLGGGLSILYTLALQFGIDALQPARGALRQGVLFDLAERLEAAQAPARHAHRQDMRDTSVHELQRRFGSDLSQAARVQRLAGSLYRSTSTPRNGHTEAARELAWAAALHEIGMSVSHHDHHRHSAYLLAHVDAPGFSQSQQRRVAELVLGHRGSLRKLDSTLDQEATLWPVLSLRLAALLCHARNDVPERVVALRRTDDGALLRIDRAWADGHPRTMHLLGEEVRAWERAGRLKLAVRTDG; from the coding sequence ATGCCGACGAACGCCCTGCCCGAGTTCCCCGAAGCCGCCCCGCTGGCCGCCATCGACATCGGCTCCAACAGCTTCCGCCTCGAGATCGGCCAGCTGACCCGGGGCCGCTACAAGCGCATCGACTACCTGAAGGAGACCGTGCGGCTCGGCGGCGGGCTCGACGCCGACGGCCGCCTGAACGAGGAGGCGCAGCTGCGCGGCCTGGCCTGCCTGGCGCGCTTCGCGCTGCGGCTGCGCGGCTTCGCGCCGGCCCAGGTGCGCGCCGTGGCGACCCAGACGCTGCGCGAGGCCCGGAACCGCGACGCCTTCCTGGCGCGAGCGCGCACCGTGCTCGGCCACCCGATCGAGGTCATCTCGGGCCGCGAGGAAGCCCGCCTCATCTTCGCCGGCGTGGCGCGACTGCAGCCGAGCGAGCGGCCGCGCATCGTGATCGACATCGGCGGCCGCTCCACCGAGATGATCCTCGGCCAGGGCCGCACGCCGCGCCAGGCCGAGAGCTTCCAGGTCGGCAGCGTGAGCCTGTCGATGCGCTACTTCCCCGACGGCCGCTTCACCGCTGACGCCTTCCGCGCCGCGCAGGTGGCGGCCGGCGCCGAGCTCGAGGAGGCGCTGCAGCCCTTCGCACCGGGACAGTGGATCGAGGCGCTGGGCTCCTCGGGCACGGTGGGTGCGGTGTCACAGCTGCTGGCGGCCAACGGCATCAGCGACGGCGTCATCACCCCGGTGGGCCTGCGCTGGTGCATCGAGACCTGCCTTGCCGCCGGTCACCAGGACGCGCTGGACCTGCCAGGACTCAAGCCCGAACGCCGCGCGGTGCTGGGCGGCGGCCTGTCGATCCTCTACACGCTGGCACTGCAGTTCGGCATCGACGCGCTGCAGCCTGCACGCGGCGCCCTGCGCCAGGGCGTGCTGTTCGACCTGGCCGAGCGCCTGGAGGCGGCGCAGGCCCCGGCCCGCCACGCGCACCGGCAGGACATGCGCGACACCTCGGTGCACGAACTGCAGCGCCGCTTCGGCAGCGACCTTTCCCAGGCCGCGCGCGTGCAGCGCCTGGCCGGTTCGCTGTACCGGAGCACCTCGACGCCGCGCAACGGGCACACCGAGGCCGCGCGCGAGCTGGCCTGGGCCGCCGCGCTGCACGAGATCGGCATGTCGGTGTCGCACCACGACCACCACCGCCACAGCGCCTACCTGTTGGCGCACGTGGACGCGCCGGGCTTCTCGCAGAGCCAGCAGCGGCGCGTGGCGGAGCTGGTGCTCGGCCACCGCGGCAGCCTGCGCAAGCTCGACTCCACGCTGGACCAGGAGGCCACGCTGTGGCCGGTGCTCAGCCTCCGCCTCGCGGCGCTGTTGTGCCATGCGCGCAACGACGTGCCGGAGCGGGTGGTGGCGTTGCGGCGCACCGACGACGGCGCGCTGCTCCGCATCGACCGCGCCTGGGCCGACGGCCATCCCCGCACGATGCACTTGCTGGGCGAGGAGGTACGGGCCTGGGAACGGGCTGGCCGCCTGAAGTTGGCGGTCCGCACGGACGGCTGA
- a CDS encoding dienelactone hydrolase family protein yields the protein MLKQDLDSLTPTREFSRRDFVATSLGSGFAAAVLPVSAQTVTTDTAGLTAGPVSIPVGGFALPAYRAAPAGKSDLPIVLVISEIFGVHEHIADVARRFAKQGYLAIAPEMFVRQGDAKAYSDIPKLIAEVVSKKGDAETMQDLDATVAWAAANGGNRARLGVTGFCWGGRITWLYTAHNPQVKAGVAWYGRLVGEATPLAPKHPVDVAGSLNGPVLGLYGEKDGGIPLDTVDKMKSALAAGNAAAKQSMFVVYPDAPHAFHADYRPSYRKEAADDGWKRCLVWFRANGVA from the coding sequence ATGCTGAAGCAGGATCTCGACAGCCTGACCCCGACCCGTGAGTTCAGCCGACGCGATTTCGTCGCCACTTCGCTGGGTTCGGGTTTCGCCGCCGCGGTGCTGCCGGTCTCGGCGCAGACCGTCACCACCGACACGGCCGGATTGACGGCCGGACCGGTGAGCATCCCGGTCGGTGGTTTCGCGCTGCCGGCCTACCGCGCCGCGCCGGCCGGCAAGAGCGACCTGCCCATCGTTCTGGTGATCAGCGAGATCTTCGGCGTGCACGAGCACATCGCCGACGTCGCGCGGCGCTTCGCGAAGCAAGGCTACCTCGCGATCGCGCCCGAGATGTTCGTGCGCCAGGGCGATGCCAAGGCCTACAGCGACATCCCGAAGCTGATCGCCGAGGTGGTGTCGAAGAAGGGCGACGCCGAGACGATGCAGGACCTCGACGCCACCGTCGCGTGGGCGGCCGCGAATGGCGGCAACCGCGCCAGGCTCGGCGTCACCGGCTTCTGCTGGGGCGGGCGCATCACCTGGCTCTACACCGCGCACAACCCGCAGGTGAAGGCCGGCGTGGCCTGGTACGGCCGCCTGGTCGGCGAGGCCACGCCGCTCGCGCCGAAGCACCCGGTCGACGTCGCCGGCAGCCTGAACGGCCCGGTGCTCGGCCTCTATGGCGAGAAGGACGGCGGCATCCCGCTTGACACCGTTGATAAGATGAAATCGGCGCTGGCGGCCGGGAACGCCGCGGCGAAGCAGTCGATGTTCGTCGTCTACCCCGACGCGCCGCACGCCTTCCATGCCGACTACCGACCGAGCTACCGCAAGGAGGCGGCCGACGATGGCTGGAAGCGCTGCCTGGTCTGGTTCAGGGCGAACGGCGTGGCCTGA
- a CDS encoding glycosyltransferase family 4 protein produces MKLLLVTDAWHPQVNGVVTTLVELVDGLRQRGHEVEVIDPSGFRRFACPGYREIELAWRPGAEVARRIDAAGADAIHIATEGPLGGAARRHCLRRGLAFTTAFHTRFPDILAKALRVPSSWSYAWFRRFHDASSGVMVPSEGMRQELEARGFRHLRSWSHGVDLRLFTPVAGSEFDLPRPIFLYVGRVSYEKNLEAFLRLDLPGSKLVYGVGPVEATLRRQYPQVHWRGVVPRRALPAIYSAADVFVFPSRSETFGLVMLEAMACGTPVAAYPVAGPLDVVGDSRGGVLHEDLCTAALRALELPRAGARARAQQFDWSSVCDQFIDLLVPSELQQQPGLDHQRVEFRVGLDGGATERRQAAAGGGLEEELLHVDEQAQRR; encoded by the coding sequence ATGAAGCTGCTGCTGGTCACCGACGCCTGGCATCCGCAGGTGAACGGCGTCGTCACGACGCTGGTCGAGCTGGTGGACGGCCTGCGCCAGCGGGGGCACGAGGTCGAGGTGATCGACCCCTCGGGCTTCCGCCGCTTCGCCTGCCCCGGCTACCGCGAGATCGAGCTGGCGTGGCGCCCCGGCGCCGAGGTGGCGCGCCGCATCGACGCGGCCGGCGCCGATGCGATCCACATCGCCACCGAAGGGCCGCTCGGCGGCGCGGCGCGCCGGCACTGCCTGCGGCGCGGCCTCGCCTTCACCACGGCCTTCCACACCCGCTTCCCCGACATCCTGGCCAAGGCGCTGCGGGTGCCCTCGAGCTGGAGCTATGCCTGGTTCCGCCGCTTCCACGACGCCTCCAGTGGCGTGATGGTGCCCTCCGAGGGCATGCGGCAGGAGCTCGAGGCGCGCGGCTTCCGCCACCTGCGGTCGTGGTCGCACGGCGTCGACCTGCGCCTCTTCACGCCGGTGGCGGGCAGCGAGTTCGACCTGCCGCGGCCGATCTTCCTGTATGTCGGGCGGGTGTCGTACGAGAAGAACCTCGAGGCCTTCCTGCGGCTCGACCTGCCCGGCAGCAAGCTCGTCTACGGCGTCGGTCCCGTCGAGGCGACCCTGCGGCGCCAGTACCCACAGGTGCACTGGCGCGGCGTCGTGCCGCGCCGCGCGCTGCCGGCGATCTACAGCGCGGCCGACGTGTTCGTGTTTCCGAGTCGCTCCGAGACCTTCGGTCTGGTGATGCTGGAGGCCATGGCCTGCGGCACGCCGGTGGCGGCCTACCCGGTCGCGGGCCCGCTCGACGTGGTCGGCGACTCGCGAGGCGGCGTGCTGCACGAGGACCTGTGCACCGCCGCGCTGCGCGCGCTGGAGCTGCCGCGTGCGGGCGCGCGGGCGCGTGCCCAGCAGTTCGACTGGTCCTCAGTGTGCGACCAGTTCATCGACCTGCTGGTGCCGTCAGAACTGCAGCAGCAACCCGGCCTGGATCACCAGCGGGTCGAGTTTCGCGTCGGCCTTGACGGGGGCGCCACCGAGCGCCGGCAGGCTGCCGCTGGCGGTGGTCTTGAGGAAGAGCTTCTTCACGTCGACGAACAGGCCCAGCGTCGGTGA
- a CDS encoding UDP-2,3-diacylglucosamine diphosphatase, giving the protein MRWASLSFRTVDTQAAAPSGTAHFAPLAPLASPLSPSDDEGEGRLRVRSVWISDVHLGTPGCQAAALLDFLKAVDSRHLYLVGDIIDGWQLRRSWYWPQAHNDVVQKLLRKARKGTRVVFVPGNHDEFARKYLGHSFGGIEVVDDCVHATVDGRQLWITHGDHFDGVIQCAKWLAYVGDSAYEFTLRLNRHFNSLRARLGLPYWSLSKYLKLKVKRAVSFIGDFEQAVAREARRRGVQGVVCGHIHHAELRDIDGILYANDGDWVESLTALVEHLDGRLEILDWSDRAAWGAQAAGDAATASQGVGAAAGRGVAA; this is encoded by the coding sequence ATGCGATGGGCGTCTCTTTCCTTCCGAACCGTGGACACGCAAGCGGCGGCTCCGTCGGGCACCGCACACTTCGCGCCCCTCGCGCCCCTCGCGTCGCCGCTGTCGCCGTCGGACGACGAGGGGGAAGGGCGTTTGCGGGTCCGCAGCGTCTGGATCTCCGACGTGCACCTGGGCACGCCGGGCTGCCAGGCCGCCGCACTGCTCGACTTCCTGAAGGCCGTCGACAGCCGCCACCTCTACCTCGTCGGCGACATCATCGACGGCTGGCAGCTGCGGCGCAGCTGGTACTGGCCGCAGGCGCACAACGACGTGGTGCAGAAGCTGCTGCGCAAGGCGCGCAAGGGCACCCGCGTGGTGTTCGTGCCTGGCAACCACGACGAGTTCGCGCGCAAGTACCTCGGCCACAGCTTCGGCGGCATCGAGGTGGTGGACGACTGCGTGCACGCCACCGTCGATGGCCGGCAGCTGTGGATCACCCACGGCGACCACTTCGATGGCGTGATCCAGTGCGCCAAGTGGCTGGCCTACGTGGGCGACTCGGCCTACGAGTTCACGCTTCGGCTGAACCGGCACTTCAACTCGCTGCGGGCCCGGCTCGGGCTGCCGTACTGGAGCCTGTCGAAATACCTGAAGCTCAAGGTCAAGCGCGCGGTCAGCTTCATCGGCGACTTCGAGCAGGCGGTCGCGCGCGAGGCGCGCCGGCGCGGCGTCCAGGGGGTGGTCTGCGGCCACATCCACCACGCGGAGCTGCGCGACATCGACGGCATCCTCTACGCCAACGACGGCGACTGGGTCGAGAGCCTCACCGCGCTGGTCGAACACCTCGACGGCCGGCTGGAGATCCTGGACTGGAGCGACCGCGCCGCATGGGGTGCACAGGCTGCCGGTGACGCCGCGACGGCGTCGCAGGGTGTCGGCGCGGCCGCCGGCCGCGGAGTCGCTGCATGA
- a CDS encoding inorganic phosphate transporter, whose amino-acid sequence MEAVQISFWVVALLVLLAIAFDFMNGFHDAANSIATVVSTGVLKPQQAVVFAAFFNFVAIFVFHLSVAATVGKGIVQPGIVDPNVVFGALVGAIAWNLITWYYGIPSSSSHALIGGIVGAVIAKAGPDALVLAGVMKTVAFILVSPLLGFVLGSGLMVLVAWMFRGKTPLRIDRWFRRAQLVSAGMYSLGHGGNDAQKTIGIIWMLLIASGYAAAGDTSPPWWAIWSCYIAIALGTMFGGWRIVKTMGQKITKLKPVGGFCAETGGAITLFLATGMGIPVSTTHTITGAIVGVGSTHRLSAVRWGVAGRIVWAWIFTIPASALIAAVFYGLSLLVF is encoded by the coding sequence GTGGAGGCGGTCCAAATCAGCTTCTGGGTCGTGGCATTGCTGGTGCTGCTGGCGATCGCGTTCGACTTCATGAACGGCTTCCACGACGCGGCGAACTCGATCGCCACCGTCGTGTCGACCGGCGTGCTCAAGCCGCAGCAGGCGGTGGTGTTCGCGGCCTTCTTCAACTTCGTCGCGATCTTCGTGTTCCACCTGTCGGTGGCGGCGACCGTCGGCAAGGGCATCGTGCAGCCCGGCATCGTCGATCCGAACGTCGTGTTCGGCGCGCTGGTCGGCGCGATCGCCTGGAACCTGATCACCTGGTACTACGGCATCCCGTCGTCGAGCTCGCACGCGCTGATCGGCGGCATCGTCGGTGCCGTGATCGCGAAGGCCGGGCCCGACGCTCTGGTGCTGGCCGGCGTGATGAAGACGGTCGCCTTCATCCTCGTCTCGCCGCTGCTCGGTTTCGTGCTTGGCTCGGGCCTGATGGTACTGGTGGCCTGGATGTTTCGCGGCAAGACACCGCTGCGCATCGATCGCTGGTTCCGCCGCGCCCAGCTGGTGTCGGCCGGCATGTACAGCCTGGGCCACGGCGGTAACGACGCGCAGAAGACCATCGGCATCATCTGGATGCTGCTGATCGCCTCGGGCTACGCGGCGGCCGGCGACACGTCACCGCCGTGGTGGGCGATCTGGTCCTGCTACATCGCGATCGCGCTCGGCACTATGTTCGGCGGCTGGCGCATCGTCAAGACCATGGGGCAGAAGATCACCAAGCTCAAGCCGGTGGGCGGCTTCTGCGCGGAGACCGGTGGGGCGATCACGCTGTTCCTCGCCACCGGCATGGGCATCCCGGTGTCGACCACGCACACCATCACCGGCGCGATTGTCGGCGTGGGCTCGACGCACCGCCTGTCGGCGGTGCGCTGGGGCGTCGCAGGCCGCATCGTCTGGGCCTGGATCTTCACGATCCCGGCCTCGGCGCTGATCGCAGCAGTGTTCTACGGGCTGAGCCTGCTGGTGTTCTGA
- a CDS encoding YncE family protein gives MPFLSLPVVFPTRRMTALLALLMLSSASPAAPYAYITNQGDHSVSVIDLANDRVTATIPVARSPAGVVAVGRVGKVFVTAPDSNAVSVIDMRTQRVIDTLPAGQGAVGIDASADGRRVYVADWFGRHLLGFDTATHQETLRVPLGRAPAGVAVAADGATVYVAERDDNLVALVDVASASVRARVPVGEHPFALLLDGPRQRLYALNVYSDDLTAIDVRDVAAPRVIGRVKVGKAPYGAALAQGGRRLYVTNQRDDTVSVVDPDTLTLVQTLTGFGYPEGVASSGDHVLVVNWMDENVSVLDAATGQLLRRVNTGSNPRGFGAFVGAPVAP, from the coding sequence ATGCCGTTCCTTTCCCTGCCTGTGGTCTTCCCCACGCGCCGCATGACTGCGCTGCTGGCGCTGCTGATGCTGTCGTCGGCCTCCCCCGCCGCACCCTATGCCTACATCACCAACCAGGGCGATCACAGCGTGTCGGTGATCGATCTGGCGAACGACCGCGTGACGGCGACCATCCCGGTGGCCCGCTCGCCGGCCGGCGTGGTGGCGGTCGGGCGGGTCGGCAAGGTGTTCGTCACCGCGCCGGACAGCAACGCCGTGTCGGTGATCGACATGCGCACGCAGCGTGTGATCGACACGCTGCCGGCCGGCCAGGGCGCGGTCGGCATCGACGCCTCGGCCGACGGCCGGCGCGTCTATGTGGCCGACTGGTTCGGCCGGCATCTGCTGGGCTTCGACACCGCTACGCACCAGGAAACCCTGCGGGTGCCGCTGGGCCGCGCGCCGGCCGGCGTGGCGGTGGCGGCCGACGGCGCGACCGTCTATGTGGCCGAGCGCGACGACAACCTCGTGGCGCTGGTCGACGTGGCCAGCGCTTCGGTGCGGGCGCGCGTGCCGGTCGGCGAACATCCGTTCGCGCTGCTGCTCGACGGCCCGCGCCAGCGGCTCTACGCGCTGAACGTCTACAGCGACGACCTGACGGCCATCGACGTGCGCGATGTGGCAGCGCCGCGCGTGATCGGCCGCGTGAAGGTGGGCAAGGCGCCCTACGGCGCCGCGCTGGCCCAGGGCGGCCGGCGACTGTACGTCACCAATCAGCGCGACGACACCGTGTCGGTGGTCGATCCCGACACACTCACGCTGGTACAGACCCTGACGGGCTTCGGCTACCCGGAAGGCGTAGCCTCCTCGGGCGACCACGTGCTGGTGGTGAACTGGATGGACGAGAATGTTTCGGTGCTCGACGCGGCCACCGGACAGCTCTTGCGCCGCGTGAACACCGGCAGCAACCCGCGCGGCTTTGGCGCCTTCGTCGGTGCACCGGTCGCACCCTGA
- a CDS encoding SRPBCC family protein has product MFSRWLALAALTLASGVALAHGPTRQKVVEKITIDAPADAVWAQIKDFDALAKWHPAVAESPADKGNTEGSVRTIKIKGGGSLVESLERYNAEGKSYSYRAKDGGALPVTNYTSTITVSGDGTKSTVEWRGAFYRGFPNNDPPPDQNDEAAVKAVTGVYQAGLANLKSLAEKK; this is encoded by the coding sequence ATGTTTTCACGGTGGCTCGCCCTCGCGGCACTGACACTGGCGTCCGGCGTGGCGCTGGCCCACGGCCCGACGCGCCAGAAGGTGGTCGAGAAGATCACGATCGACGCGCCGGCCGACGCGGTGTGGGCACAGATCAAGGACTTCGACGCGCTCGCCAAGTGGCATCCCGCCGTGGCCGAGAGCCCGGCCGACAAGGGCAACACCGAAGGCTCGGTGCGCACCATCAAGATCAAGGGCGGCGGCAGCCTCGTCGAGTCGCTCGAGCGCTATAACGCGGAGGGCAAGAGCTACAGCTACCGCGCCAAGGACGGCGGCGCGCTGCCGGTCACCAACTACACCTCGACGATCACCGTCAGCGGTGACGGCACCAAGAGCACCGTCGAATGGCGCGGCGCCTTCTACCGCGGCTTCCCGAACAACGACCCGCCGCCGGACCAGAACGACGAAGCCGCCGTCAAGGCGGTGACCGGCGTCTACCAGGCCGGCCTGGCGAACCTGAAGTCGCTGGCCGAGAAGAAGTGA
- a CDS encoding porin, with the protein MAHTLVKRSLIAGAVLATAGVASAQSNVTIYGRIDTGVEYQDKVATGTGDSSRTSLANGGILPSIWGFRGNEDLGGGLKAVFNLEGDFDGSTGGTRFGGGLQLFGRQANVGLSGDWGTVLLGRQYSPAILADLGTDPRGFKESFSSLLPYALTQNPAGNGVTGNNFLGIFTGNMISYTNAFGPVTLRAGYGLGEVAGGGSEGSTVALGLTYAGPVTVSGSYQQIKGIAAGDAESKRFSLGLAVPFGALTGKVYYAKAETDDATGAKSSDSDYFGVGVDWAWNPQNTMTVAFYHGEDDVFTGKSKDLVISNDYALSKRTTLYAQFVYSDVDTGANPALSIAADRGPIPGEKTKILGVGIKHDF; encoded by the coding sequence ATGGCTCACACCCTTGTCAAACGCTCGCTCATCGCAGGAGCCGTGCTGGCGACGGCCGGCGTGGCCAGTGCCCAAAGCAATGTGACGATCTACGGTCGCATCGACACGGGCGTCGAGTACCAGGACAAGGTCGCGACCGGCACCGGTGACAGCTCGCGCACGTCCCTGGCCAATGGCGGCATCCTGCCGAGCATCTGGGGCTTCCGTGGCAATGAAGACCTCGGCGGTGGCCTGAAGGCCGTGTTCAACCTCGAAGGCGACTTCGACGGCAGCACGGGCGGCACGCGCTTCGGCGGCGGCCTGCAGCTCTTCGGTCGTCAGGCCAACGTCGGCCTGTCCGGCGACTGGGGCACCGTGCTGCTGGGTCGCCAGTACAGCCCGGCGATCCTGGCCGACCTGGGCACCGACCCGCGCGGCTTCAAGGAATCGTTCTCGTCCCTGCTGCCCTACGCCCTGACGCAGAACCCGGCCGGCAACGGCGTGACCGGGAACAACTTCCTCGGGATCTTCACTGGCAACATGATCTCGTACACCAACGCCTTCGGCCCGGTCACGCTGCGTGCCGGCTATGGCCTGGGCGAAGTGGCGGGCGGCGGCTCCGAGGGCAGCACCGTGGCCTTGGGCCTCACGTACGCTGGTCCTGTGACCGTGTCGGGCTCCTACCAGCAGATCAAGGGCATCGCGGCGGGCGACGCGGAAAGCAAGCGCTTCTCCCTCGGCCTCGCGGTTCCGTTCGGCGCGCTGACCGGCAAGGTGTACTACGCGAAGGCCGAGACCGACGATGCGACGGGCGCCAAGAGCTCCGACTCCGATTACTTCGGCGTCGGCGTGGACTGGGCGTGGAATCCGCAGAACACGATGACCGTGGCGTTCTATCACGGCGAAGACGACGTGTTCACCGGCAAGTCCAAGGACCTCGTGATCAGCAACGACTACGCCCTGTCGAAGCGCACGACCCTGTACGCGCAGTTCGTGTACTCGGATGTCGACACCGGCGCGAACCCCGCCCTGTCGATCGCCGCGGACCGTGGCCCGATCCCCGGCGAGAAGACCAAGATCCTGGGCGTCGGCATCAAGCACGACTTCTGA
- the ppk1 gene encoding polyphosphate kinase 1, whose product MSALPKSPVEPLIPPPPPLLNREQAILEFNRRVLAQALREDVPLLERLRYVCIVSSNMDEFFEVRFADYLEASRLPGSGITSREMAEVAAAAHALIDAQYAAFNEVVMPALQREGIVVLNHAERDAAQRQWVDGFFQRQVRPLLVPVGLDPAHPFPQVANKSLNFIVKLGGRDAFGRDNSIAIVKVPRVLPRVIRLPEPLAPGRQAFVMLSSVIRAHLEELFPGRTVEAFSQFRVTRDSDLDVDDDVTNLRQALRSSLSTRHFGQAIRLEVVATCPEELSEFLLQQFGLPDAALYHVNGPVNLVRLNQLIDQAEADALRFPPYEWAWPRGLPHGEGTQGSMFERLRQGDVLMHHPFESFEPVVQLLREAVHDPDVLAIKQTIYRTGAQSVLMDLLLEAARRGKEVMAVVELKARFDEEANINWAERLEAVGAQVVYGIVGLKTHAKLLLITRREAGARGPLLRRYGHLSTGNYNPRTARLYTDIGCLTADGGLTADIDLVFQQLASLTRGKAPKQLLLAPSSLHRQMLRFIQRCTEAARSGQAARIVVKINSLTDEPLMLALAEASQAGVEIDLVVRGACMLPPGLPGFTERVRVRSVVGRFLEHTRILYFRWGPTDDDEVLYLSSADWMTRNMMRRIEVAWPVRDARDRQRVIDECLLPYLHDRRDAWRQLADGRYERIGADGPSAQQALMTRYHPA is encoded by the coding sequence ATGAGCGCCCTCCCGAAGTCCCCCGTCGAGCCGTTGATCCCGCCGCCCCCCCCGCTGCTCAACCGTGAGCAGGCCATCCTGGAATTCAACCGCCGCGTGCTGGCCCAGGCCCTGCGCGAGGACGTGCCGCTGCTGGAGCGGCTGCGCTATGTGTGCATCGTCTCGTCCAACATGGACGAATTCTTCGAAGTGCGTTTCGCCGACTACCTGGAGGCGTCCAGGCTCCCCGGTTCGGGCATCACCTCGCGCGAGATGGCGGAGGTGGCCGCCGCGGCCCATGCGCTGATCGATGCGCAGTACGCCGCCTTCAACGAGGTGGTGATGCCGGCCCTGCAGCGCGAGGGCATCGTGGTGCTCAACCATGCCGAGCGCGACGCCGCGCAGCGCCAGTGGGTCGACGGCTTCTTCCAGCGCCAGGTGCGGCCGCTGCTGGTCCCGGTCGGCCTGGACCCGGCCCACCCCTTCCCGCAGGTGGCGAACAAGTCGCTCAACTTCATCGTCAAGCTCGGCGGGCGCGATGCCTTCGGGCGCGACAACTCGATCGCCATCGTGAAGGTGCCGCGCGTGCTGCCGCGCGTGATCCGCCTGCCCGAGCCGCTGGCGCCGGGGCGGCAGGCCTTCGTGATGCTGTCCAGCGTGATCCGCGCCCACCTCGAGGAGCTGTTTCCCGGCCGCACCGTCGAGGCTTTCTCGCAGTTCCGCGTGACGCGCGATTCCGACCTCGACGTCGACGACGACGTGACCAACCTGCGCCAGGCGCTGCGCTCGTCGCTGTCGACGCGTCACTTCGGTCAGGCGATCCGGCTCGAGGTGGTGGCCACCTGTCCGGAGGAGTTGAGCGAGTTCCTGCTTCAGCAGTTCGGCCTGCCCGATGCGGCGCTGTACCACGTGAACGGGCCGGTGAACCTGGTGCGGCTGAACCAGCTGATCGACCAGGCCGAAGCCGACGCGCTGCGCTTCCCTCCCTACGAATGGGCCTGGCCGAGAGGGCTGCCGCACGGCGAGGGGACCCAGGGCTCGATGTTCGAGCGCCTGCGCCAGGGCGACGTGCTGATGCACCACCCATTCGAAAGCTTCGAGCCGGTGGTGCAGCTGCTGCGCGAGGCGGTGCACGACCCCGACGTGCTGGCGATCAAGCAGACCATCTACCGTACCGGTGCGCAGTCGGTCCTGATGGACCTGCTGCTCGAGGCGGCGCGGCGCGGCAAGGAGGTGATGGCGGTCGTGGAGCTGAAGGCACGCTTCGACGAGGAGGCCAACATCAACTGGGCCGAGCGCCTGGAGGCGGTCGGTGCGCAGGTGGTGTACGGCATCGTCGGCCTGAAGACGCACGCCAAGCTGCTGCTGATCACACGCCGCGAAGCGGGTGCTCGCGGCCCGCTGCTGCGGCGCTACGGCCATCTGTCGACCGGCAACTACAACCCCAGGACGGCGCGCCTCTACACCGACATCGGCTGCCTGACGGCCGACGGCGGTCTGACTGCCGACATCGATCTGGTTTTCCAGCAGCTCGCGAGCCTGACGCGCGGCAAGGCGCCGAAGCAGCTGCTGCTCGCGCCGAGCAGCCTGCACCGTCAGATGCTGCGATTCATCCAGCGCTGCACCGAGGCGGCGCGCAGCGGCCAGGCCGCGCGCATCGTCGTGAAGATCAACTCGCTGACCGACGAGCCGCTGATGCTGGCGCTGGCCGAGGCCTCGCAGGCCGGCGTCGAGATCGATCTCGTCGTGCGCGGGGCCTGCATGCTGCCGCCGGGCCTGCCGGGGTTCACCGAGCGTGTGCGCGTGCGTTCGGTGGTGGGGCGCTTCCTTGAGCACACCCGCATCCTGTACTTCCGCTGGGGGCCGACCGACGACGACGAAGTGCTCTACCTGTCGAGCGCCGACTGGATGACGCGCAACATGATGCGCCGCATCGAGGTGGCCTGGCCGGTGCGCGATGCGCGCGACCGGCAGCGCGTGATCGACGAGTGCCTGCTGCCCTACCTGCACGATCGTCGCGATGCCTGGCGCCAGCTCGCCGACGGTCGCTACGAGCGCATCGGCGCCGACGGCCCCAGCGCCCAGCAGGCGCTGATGACGCGCTACCACCCGGCCTGA